TTACTCAACTCAAACTAATTCAAAATATACATTCCTTGATAACCTTGCAAAACTAAAAGGAAAAAGTCCAACAAAACTTATTCTCATAACTGATAGTAAAAATAAAGATATTGAAAGAACAAGGGACTATCAATATAAATTTTTCAAAAGAATTTTCAAAGATAAATTAAAAATTGTCAGAACAAATCCTGAATATCTTGAATTTATGAATAAAAATGTTGATAAATCAGTTGCCCTAAAAAAAATTGCTCAATATTATAAAGTTAAAAAGGAAGAAATTATTTCATTTGGAGATGGAGAAAATGATATTGAAATGATGTGTCTTTGTAGATTTTCTGTCTCTCCCTCAAATGCAAAAGAAGATGTAAAGAAAATTGCAACCATTTCTTTAAAATATTCCAATAATGATGGATTTATAGGTGAATTTTTAAAGATATTAGATTTCTAATAAATATTCCTTAGGAAAAATATTATCAAGAGAAAGAATACATGCAGGGTCAAAAATTTTTTTAATTCTTACCATATCTAATATTCCTCTTTTCCCATACATAATTTCAAGGTATTTATGTTTTAATTTCCCTATTCCGTGTTCAGCAAAACCAGTTCCTCCAAAAGAAACTGCCTTTTTTACTGCTTCTTCATAAATTCTCCATGCTTTTTCTTTTTGTTTTTCATCTTTTGGAAAAAGATTAAAATGAAGATGGTTTTCTCCAATATGCCCAAAGAGTATCATATGAAGGTCAGTGTTTTGTTTTATAATTTCTGTATAAAAATTATACATCAAAGGAAATTTATCTTCTGGAACTGCGGCATCTACTGCAACTTTTACACTTCCGATTTTTTTAAAATATGCATTAACATTATCAGGTAATCTATGTCTAAAATCAATTAGTTTTTCATAATTTTGTTTATCTTCCCCTATCATTGTCTCAACAACTTTTATTTCCTCTGCTATTTCAGCCCATCTTTCCATTTTTTCAATTTCTGAAACTCCTTCACAATAAATTGCACAGGTATTGTCAGGAATTTCAGGAAAATCACTTTTTAAAAACTCAAGTGCTTTTGAATCGAAAAATTCTAAAGAAAAAAGTTGTAAAAATTCCTTTTCACTTTTTATTTTTTTTATAATTTCTGGTATGTTTTCTTTATTGCCAACAAATAAAACTATTATAAATCTTTCAGGTAATTTTTCTATTAAAGAAACATCAATTTCTGTAATTATTCCAAGTGTCCCTTCTGAACCAATTAAAAGGTCAATCCCATCCATTCCCTTTTGTGAGTAATATCCAGCAGAACATTTTACATCAGGAGTTCTGTAAGAAGGCAAAGGTATTTTAAAACATCCATAATCAATAAAGTTGTCTTTTTCAAAAACATCCCCTCTTTTAATTTCAAATATTTCTCCATTACTTCTTATCATTCTTATTTTTTTAACATATTTCCTTGTGGGACCAAATCTGAAACTATATTCCCCTGATGCATTGGTTGCAATATTACCTCCTATAAAAGCAGTTCTTTCTGTCGGAAATGGTGGGTAAAAAAGAGAATATTTATCTAATTCCTTTAAAAATTCATCAACAATAACTCCTGCAGAAAGACATGCTGTTTTATTTTCTTTATTTATAAATTTAATTTTATTAAATTTTTCAAGAGAAATTATCCCTCCCTCAACAGGTATTCTTCCACCTACTGTTCCTGTTCCACCACCAGAAATTGTTAATGGAAATTTATTTTTACTGCTTTCTTTTAAAATAGATACAATTTCATCTTCATTTTCAGGTATAAAAACAACTTCTGCTTTTCCACCTTTAAAATTTGAAGAGTCCTCTAAATAAGAAATTATTT
The sequence above is drawn from the bacterium genome and encodes:
- a CDS encoding HAD family hydrolase; translation: MSKIKLIAVDLDGTLLTDKREIHRKNKYYLKIFSKKGGIVVLSSGRMSNSVSPFSDKLGIDCPLIVYNGAMARLKKSENRKIIFHKPLPSKYSDYIIDYCLKNKFLLNFYINDKLYSQNDPGLKKYALIYSTQTNSKYTFLDNLAKLKGKSPTKLILITDSKNKDIERTRDYQYKFFKRIFKDKLKIVRTNPEYLEFMNKNVDKSVALKKIAQYYKVKKEEIISFGDGENDIEMMCLCRFSVSPSNAKEDVKKIATISLKYSNNDGFIGEFLKILDF
- a CDS encoding FAD-binding oxidoreductase: MIVKKDREEIISYLEDSSNFKGGKAEVVFIPENEDEIVSILKESSKNKFPLTISGGGTGTVGGRIPVEGGIISLEKFNKIKFINKENKTACLSAGVIVDEFLKELDKYSLFYPPFPTERTAFIGGNIATNASGEYSFRFGPTRKYVKKIRMIRSNGEIFEIKRGDVFEKDNFIDYGCFKIPLPSYRTPDVKCSAGYYSQKGMDGIDLLIGSEGTLGIITEIDVSLIEKLPERFIIVLFVGNKENIPEIIKKIKSEKEFLQLFSLEFFDSKALEFLKSDFPEIPDNTCAIYCEGVSEIEKMERWAEIAEEIKVVETMIGEDKQNYEKLIDFRHRLPDNVNAYFKKIGSVKVAVDAAVPEDKFPLMYNFYTEIIKQNTDLHMILFGHIGENHLHFNLFPKDEKQKEKAWRIYEEAVKKAVSFGGTGFAEHGIGKLKHKYLEIMYGKRGILDMVRIKKIFDPACILSLDNIFPKEYLLEI